The DNA sequence TCAAGAATCCAGCAGTCAGGTTTTGAACGTTGGAAAATTCAaggggaagaaaaagaaattcaacCCCAATGGTGGTCAGAAGTTTCAGAATCAGAAGCAAAAGGAGGGTGAAGGTAAAGAGACAAGAATCTTCCACTATTGCAAGAAGCCCGGACACCTCAAGAAAGATTGTTATTCATGGAAAAGAAAGCAAAATGAGGAAGGGGGGATTCAAAACCAAGCTGATGTTGCAAAGGAGATCTAGATTGCCCAAGTCATGAATGTGACTGAAAAGGGGATTGAGAGATCCTGGATCATGGACTCAGGATGCTCCGTTCATATCTGCTCAAACAGGAGTTGGTTTGAGAATTTTGTAACCTCTCAAGGATCAGTGATGTTGGGCAATAATCAGATCTGCTATGTTGAGGGCATTGGAGACATCAGGTTAAAGGTGCATGATGGATTAGTAAAGATTCTTACCCAAGTCAGATTCATACCAGAAATCAAAAGGAACCTAATTTCCCTTGGTGTTCTGGAGTCAAAAGGATATAGGTTCTGTTCTGAGAAGGGCTTAATGTAGATATCTTTTGGTGGTAATGATGTTATGATggcagaaagaaaaaatagcaTGTATTATCTTGTTGTAGATACAGTTGTGGGCTCCTTGAATTTTGCAGAGAAGCAAGATGCTATGGTCTGGCACAATAAGCTAGGACACATTGGAGAAGTTGGTTTTAGAGAGCTAGTTAAGAAGGGAGTTGTGGCTGCTGATGTATCCAGAAGTTTGAGAAATGTGAACACTGTGTCTTAGGCAAAAGCAAGAAATTTCCATTCAAAACTGGGAAGCACACTTCTAAGGCAGTTATGGATTATGCTCACTGTGATCTATGGGGGCCTGCAAATCCAGCAACTATGGGAGGTGGAAAGTATTTCATGTCTATAATAGATTATTTCTCCAGGAAGGTTTGGGTTTTCATTCTCAAGGAAAAGTCTGAAGCCTTTGTAAGATTCAGAGAATGGTGCGTCGAAATGAAGTTGAAAAGGGGCACCATGCTTAAGTGCTTGAGAACTGATAACGGATTAGAGTTCTTATCCAAGGACTTTGAGAAGTTCTGCAAGGAGAATGGCATACAAAGGCATAGAACTGTGCCTGGGAAtccacaacaaaatggagtGGTGGAGAGAATGAACCGCACTTTGTTGGAGAAGGTCAGATGTATGTTGTTTTCTTCAGGTCTGCCTAAAGAGTTTTGGGGAGAAGCATTTGAgattttgacatgaattatattcatatgagtctttgttttatttctaataCTTTTATGTCGAAGAGTTTTACCCGGACTGCTACtcacttattttcatatatccgatttttaatcttatttttttatttatttgcacTTTATTTTCTAACGATAACCAACATATCTATATCTAGTTTCTATTAcgtatctctattttttttcctctcattATTCTTCTATATCTCTAGCAGCTCTCCATTGCCCATGTTGCAACAATTTATGGCCATACCGACACTAAAAAATACTTAGAACTCGGGCCCCCCAATATAAAATTCCTGGCTTCGCCACTGGATGCTACTGTTCCTCGTGGGTTCGACACCCTAACTAACCATAtgctaattaatagtattttgaaaagtgagaacttataaatattgttgaatAGGAAGAGACACATGCCTACGACACGCGTGCAAAACCCCGACCTTtcaatgttattttgttttgttgagaaataaatttaaattgattctGTGTGATTACTATTCGACATTCCAACTTGTGACACACGTTAAACGATTAGTATTTTCCACTTAGCCGTCCATAGTATTATCATTTTGTCTTTGAAAACGATAatgaataagatatcaatttGAAATCGACAGTaaagaagaaattaatttcaaaacgATTAACAATAGTAAAATGGTTTACACGTTACTGTTGTCAAAAGATATCAACCGAGATATCTgcaaaagaaagagaagattGTGAGAAGATTGTGGGGATAATTGATTGACTAAAATTATGTAGAgaatattgtaattaattgAGGTATCTTTCCATAGATAGGAATCAATCTTCCCTATATAATTAGAGGTtgtaaactttgaaaatatatcATAGAAAAATAAACGATCTTCTATTCCCAATTCTCTCTGTGTTCTTATGCCTAGCAAGATGATTAATATCGCCTCTCTTgattaccatctttaagatggtatcagagcaggttAATCCGGGCTTGAGACTCAGAAAATTATCATCATAGTCTCGATACCTTCCCCGACCTTTTGAAACCTGCAAAACAGCCACAAATCAAGATGTCAGAATCTGACTCTGAATCCGAAAAAAACCCAATCTCAAACACCCCTGTAACCCTTTCTGCTGATCAATTCGCAGAACTTTTGAGACTAAGTATGTCTCACAAGCCTCCAAAACAACAGCCACAAGATGAACCCCAACCAGAATCGTTGGGAGAGATCAAACTCCTCACAAGGCTCGACGGGGACAATTGTCCTCTATGGGCGAGAATGATGGGAAGGGCCATCGGAGGGAAGTGCCTGACATCTCACATCACAGGAGTTTTAGACCCTCCCTCTCCAACTGATCCGATCTACCCTAAGTGGCAGCAACACGACCATTGTTGTTTCAATTGGATCATCAACAACATCGAGCCGTCTCTCGTAAACCAAGTTTCTCAATACGAAACGGCCAAAGACCTATGGGAAGGTCTGGCAATCACGTATGGCAGCGGAGTAGATCCATTCCAAGTATCGGACCTGCACAGACAAGCATATGGAATGAAGCAAGGAGGGATGGCATTGGAGGCActatggaataaattccaagaCCTATGGCTATCCATAGACAGCCGCGACCCCAATCCCATGGATGATCCCGcaagcataaaaaaatacaatttaaacACTCAAAGACACAGAGTCTACCAGTTCTTGTGGGCTCTCGACGACAAGTACGATCCAATCAAGAGAGAAATTCTAAACAAGGACCCGTTCCCAGATGTTAGAACAGCTTATGGGATCGTGAGGCGAGAAGTTGTCAACGCCGGAATCCGGTCATCCAAGACCGAAACAAAGGATTCTGAAATCGGAATCGGTCTCAGTGCGGTAGACAGACATAGGGGCTTCAATCAACCCAAATTCCAGTCTAATCGCAAGGAAGAAGACAAGAGTAAACTCACATGTACGCATTGTGGGGGAAAGAAGCATACCAAGGAAACTTGCTTCTTAATCCATGGATATCCCGAATGGTGGGAAGATATGAAGAAGGCAAGGGCAAATCGAAGTTCGAATCGGGGAGGAGGTGGAGGCCGGGCAGCCATGGCCATTGGGGAGCGAGCTACCTACACCGAGAATCGGTGGCTAGAGCACGGTCTGAAGGTAATAGACCGGAAATTAACATCGCCGGAAGCCAAACGACGGCGGCTGAGGTGCCCACCGGTGGGAATGTCGGCGCTAGTGTTTCGAAGGGGATGGGGGTGACGGCTAGGGTTGGGGAAGAAATGGGGCAGCATTTTGTTTTAAACACCTCTACTTCTCCCATATTCGAAATCGACCCCCCAAACTCCCAGTTATCCGAAAATATACCCCAGCAACAGCATACCTTCCATTTTCAACCCTATGCTTCACAAAAGACTCAAAATCCACCCCAAACctccaaaatatcaaaataaccCCAAAACTGGCAAAACTCTACAAATCGGACCACAATAGTTAGAAAATATCGACATTCAGCCCTCCATACCTTGTAAAATTTCCTTTGAACCCCTTGCATGTTCCTCTATAACCCAATCAAATACAAAAGATACCCAGTGGATATTTGATTGCGGAGCAACCGACACAATGTCATTTGATGCTTCAGACTTCCTAGCCATTTCAAAATCTCTCAAATCCTATGTCCAAACAGCCAGTGGATACCTAGCGCAAGTCCAGGGGGCgggaaaaattaatatttcccCAACCCTAATTAAGCCTATCTAACTGTCTTTTTGTTCCGTCATTATCCCATAAATTGTTATCCATTAGTCATGTGACTAAAGAACTAAATTGCAAATTGCAAATTGCAAATCCTGTAGTCATCCTCGCTTGCTCCTGCTGGCCGCCTCTGCGCCTTACAGATTttgcagaactcatttaagaaTTCGTAGGGTCCCTCGAAACACTTCCCACAGTATGTTGGTAGGATTGCAATAACGTGGGGTTTCACATCACAGGCTGTCTTGCCTGGGGCGACCACTATGGCTTGCGGGGGATCTCCGTCAGCATGCGCAATAAGCGTCGCGAGCTCGGGGTTGTCTTCACCTTGGTCGGCCATTCTCACTAGTGCTCTTACTGGTTGGAGTGGAAGTTCCGGAAGTTGGTACTCCAAATCTTCTTTCTCCTCGTCGCTACTCGTGCCTAGGTCGGACAGTGCTGTCGAAAGACCAGAACGAGTGGTAACTAGTATCGTTTCTCGGGGAAGTATCCTTGGTCTCCACTAGCCAGGAGCCGAGCTACTTctcataaattgaaaataaaaagaaaaggaaaattataaaagtatatacaccaaaaagatcacacacaataacaggtatgaacgccatccatccccggcaatgGTGCCATTTTGAAAGTGCAGGTTTTCGGTCGAGTGTGTAATTGCaagagtgtatccaactgatcgaGGATAAGATTCCCGACCTAGgctgagtcgttggcacgaCAAAGCGGAACCtggtatcaaataaatttcctcaacccacttctattggttagtataatggaggtaagtggtcgaatcccacaagggagggacacgttcggataactGTGGTGACATTCCTAGGTgttttttggttagctaccacgctttggGTTGGTATTTTACCTAGGCGAGAAATAAAGATGGTAATCTgctgactagtaggcgtgaaaataacaggcacGTGGTTGTGTTCGTGGAAATAGGGGACACGGTATCTCGTAGAGGCAtgtgaaaagtagacagttactaaaagaggaaatttagaaCACAAGGCCTATCTTGTGGCTGGTTGGCTTTCGGACGAGTCTGGAAGGTACAAACCGAAAAGTAGgagacaaaagcaaaagtaactaaaaaagtaaaagtggtccaagacaaaagttgattttgacgttttcttcttcaccaagtattaacagaaatcatatgaacacaaactccatgactaaactcagattcataacttcaaactcaagatccattgattaaaatgctcaaacttaaaatgaacGACGGAACTGCAGTTTAcctctactgactaacatgcaaggtggtgattACAATGCAGAACAAAagactcatgcacgaaaattacactgaaacataactacaaccttagatcaacaactccagatagaaaacacttagaaattaaaagcagcgactagatctaactttcctaggcagaatgaagcaaactcgaaccaaagcgacatac is a window from the Salvia hispanica cultivar TCC Black 2014 chromosome 1, UniMelb_Shisp_WGS_1.0, whole genome shotgun sequence genome containing:
- the LOC125193009 gene encoding uncharacterized protein LOC125193009, with translation MSESDSESEKNPISNTPVTLSADQFAELLRLSMSHKPPKQQPQDEPQPESLGEIKLLTRLDGDNCPLWARMMGRAIGGKCLTSHITGVLDPPSPTDPIYPKWQQHDHCCFNWIINNIEPSLVNQVSQYETAKDLWEGLAITYGSGVDPFQVSDQFLWALDDKYDPIKREILNKDPFPDVRTAYGIVRREVVNAGIRSSKTETKDSEIGIGLSAVDRHRGFNQPKFQSNRKEEDKSKLTCTHCGGKKHTKETCFLIHGYPEWWEDMKKARANRSSNRGGGGGRAAMAIGERATYTENRWLEHGLKVIDRKLTSPEAKRRRLRCPPVGMSALVFRRGWG